In Cryptomeria japonica chromosome 10, Sugi_1.0, whole genome shotgun sequence, a genomic segment contains:
- the LOC131029987 gene encoding GDSL esterase/lipase At2g04570: MGYTKPCGLISFLACILVLVCGEKDIERGTASSDVDGNAKVSALFTLGDSIVDPGNNNFLPTIAKANHPPYGQDFIDKRPTGRFSNGKLTTDFVAAALGLKDTLPGYLEPDLSIQDFLTGLSFASSATGYDNLTAINFNVIPMWKQMEFLKEYKAHLEDMVGKEKSINIIEEALFLMVAGTNDFIYNYFSFPIRKHELSVEQYQNFLLDISSNLIQDLYNVGARKVGVTGLPPLGCLPMVRDNQRNSVESACIEEFNQIAISYNKKLKENMETLQARLPGITLGYLDIYDSLLDIITYPTKYGFESSTRGCCGTGSTELAFSCNVVTPITCADASKFVFWDALHPTQKASEILANVLIEQYIKFL, from the exons ATGGGTTATACTAAACCTTGTGGGTTGATTAGTTTTCTTGCGTGTATACTGGTTTTAGTTTGCGGAGAGAAAGACATTGAGAGAGGAACTGCAAGCAGTGATGTTGATGGGAATGCCAAAGTTTCTGCCTTGTTCACATTGGGCGACTCCATTGTTGATCCAGGCAATAATAATTTCCTCCCTACCATTGCTAAGGCCAATCATCCCCCATATGGCCAAGATTTTATTGATAAAAGACCTACTGGCCGATTTTCTAATGGGAAACTTACAACAGATTTCGTAG CTGCAGCATTAGGATTAAAGGATACTCTTCCTGGATATTTGGAGCCTGATCTCAGTATCCAAGATTTTCTCACAGGCCTCAGCTTTGCTTCATCCGCTACTGGATACGATAACCTTACAGCCATAAACTTC AATGTGATACCTATGTGGAAACAAATGGAATTCCTTAAGGAGTACAAGGCGCATTTGGAGGATATGGTGGGGAAGGAAAAGTCGATAAATATAATTGAGGAAGCATTATTTCTCATGGTTGCTGGTACCAACGATTTTATATATAACTACTTTTCTTTTCCTATCAGAAAACATGAATTAAGTGTggagcagtaccagaactttcttcTCGATATTTCCAGCAATCTCATTCAG GATTTGTACAATGTGGGTGCCCGCAAAGTTGGTGTTACTGGGCTCCCTCCACTGGGATGCTTACCTATGGTGAGAGATAATCAAAGGAATTCGGTGGAATCAGCGTGCATTGAAGAATTCAACCAAATTGCAATCTCATACAACAAAAAACTGAAGGAAAACATGGAGACACTGCAAGCTCGCCTTCCTGGAATAACATTGGGATACCTCGACATCTATGACAGCCTTTTGGACATTATCACATATCCTACAAAATATG GGTTCGAGTCGTCAACCAGGGGCTGCTGTGGGACAGGATCAACAGAATTGGCATTCTCCTGCAATGTTGTAACTCCAATTACCTGTGCAGATGCATCAAAATTTGTTTTCTGGGACGCCCTTCATCCAACACAGAAGGCATCCGAAATACTTGCAAACGTGTTGATAGAACAATATATAAAATTCCTATAA